One Aethina tumida isolate Nest 87 chromosome 5, icAetTumi1.1, whole genome shotgun sequence genomic window carries:
- the LOC109598649 gene encoding dihydrolipoyl dehydrogenase, mitochondrial, translating into MQSTIWNAVSHSVRPKNLYRYKNLWETLPQRLYSTTHDAELTVIGSGPGGYVAAIKAAQLGMKVVCVEKDSTCGGTCLNVGCIPSKALLNNSHYYHMAHSGDLAKRGIESDNIRLNLQSLMGQKEAAVKALTGGIVQLFKKNKVTLVNGHGKITGKNQVTAMKPDGSSEVINTKNILIATGSEVTPFPGITIDEEQIVSSTGALSLKEVPKRFIVIGAGVIGLELGSVWSRLGSEVTAIEFLPSIGGAGIDQEVAKTLQKVLTKQGLSFKLNTKVMSAEKSGGVIKVQVQDAKDSSKNETLECEVLLVSVGRRPYTENLGLEELGIEKDQKGRIPVNAVFQTVIPNIYAIGDCIHGPMLAHKAEDEGIICVEGMKGGPVHIDYNCVPSVIYTHPEVGWVGRTEEDLQKEGIPYKVGKFPFLANSRAKTNNETDGFVKVLACKNTDRILGTHIIGPAAGELINEAVLAQEYGAAAEDVARVCHAHPTCAEALREANVSAYFGKPINF; encoded by the exons ATGCAATCCACCATATGGAACGCCGTCTCGCACTCCGTAAGG CCCAAGAACTTATACAGATACAAAAATCTGTGGGAGACGCTGCCACAACGCCTTTATTCAACGACACACGATGCTGAACTCACGGTCATTGGTTCAGGCCCCGGCGGCTACGTTGCGGCGATCAAAGCCGCCCAATTGGGAATGAAG GTGGTGTGTGTAGAAAAAGACTCAACTTGTGGTGGAACATGTTTGAATGTGGGATGCATCCCATCAAAAGCTCTGTTGAACAACTCACATTACTATCACATGGCCCATTCAGGAGATTTGGCTAAGAGAGGAATTGaat CCGACAACATTCGTTTAAACCTTCAAAGTTTGATGGGCCAAAAAGAGGCCGCAGTGAAAGCTTTAACTGGCGGAATCGTGCAGTTGTTCAAGAAGAACAAGGTGACCCTCGTCAACGGCCACGGCAAAATTACCGGCAAAAACCAAGTAACAGCCATGAAACCAGATGGCTCGTCTGAAGTAATCAACACCAAAAACATCCTTATTGCCACCGGATCGGAAGTCACACCTTTCCCAGGAATCACT ATCGACGAGGAGCAAATCGTTTCTTCCACTGGAGCCCTGTCACTTAAAGAAGTGCCGAAGAGGTTTATCGTCATCGGTGCCGGTGTAATCGGTTTGGAACTGGGTTCGGTTTGGTCGAGATTGGGCTCGGAAGTGACCGCGATCGAGTTCTTGCCCAGCATCGGTGGAGCAGGCATCGACCAGGAAGTTGCCAAGACTTTGCAAAAAGTCCTCACCAAACAGGGTCTCAGCTTCAAACTCAACACCAAAGTAATGAGCGCCGAGAAGAGCGGAGGTGTCATCAAAGTACAAGTGCAAGATGCCAAAGACTCCAGCAAAAACGAAACG TTGGAGTGCGAAGTTTTGTTGGTGTCAGTGGGCAGGAGACCATACACTGAGAACTTGGGGTTGGAAGAGTTGGGCATTGAAAAGGACCAGAAGGGAAGAATTCCAGTGAATGCAGTATTCCAAACAGTTATTCCTAACATTTATGCCATTGGTGATTGCATCCACGGTCCCATGTTGGCGCACAAAGCTGAAGACGAAGGTATTATCTGCGTGGAAGGAATGAAGGGTGGCCCAGTGCACATCGACTACAACTGCGTGCCCTCCGTTATCTACACACATCCGGAAGTCGGCTGGGTTGGCAGGACCGAAGAGGATCTGCAGAAGGAAGGAATCCCCTACAAAGTCGGCAAATTCCCATTCTTGGCCAACTCCAGGGCGAAGACCAACAACGAGACAGACGGTTTCGTTAAAGTACTGGCCTGCAAGAACACCGACCGCATCCTTG gtacACACATTATTGGACCAGCCGCCGGTGAATTGATTAACGAAGCTGTGCTGGCTCAGGAATACGGTGCGGCCGCCGAAGACGTAGCGAGAGTGTGCCATGCCCATCCAACATGTGCGGAAGCTCTGAGAGAAGCGAACGTGTCCGCCTACTTCGGCAAACCAATCAACTTCTAA